A genomic region of Trichothermofontia sichuanensis B231 contains the following coding sequences:
- a CDS encoding iron uptake porin, protein MRQKTFLKSLLGAPTLVGASLLMAAATVAAESPTTDELLSPVADVKVEAEAALESTPLDASLDQAPIEDLKLDTPDAGTSSLRLAPPQPLHLHLAGLSQDTAAIAALSTTSGVNLEQINQYSNLPTVAALDHPLGGALDQVTSVTQLSDVKPTDWAFQALQSLVEKYGCIVGYPDGTFRGQRAMTRYEFAAGLNACLDRINELIAAATADLATKEDLATLQRLMEEFAAELAMIRGRVENLEGRVALLEGSQFSTTTKLQGEAVFGLADAWGGGNLDLDNNQTVFQNRVRLAFVTSFTGKDTLYTRFDAGNARFFDNLDQGAFTYSFDSDNDVVLGWLAYYFPIGKKIQVYLPAAYPLWADFVPTISPYFDGFTGGTRAISSFAESSPIYKIGLAAGGGIGFNYNLSEKVTFSAGYFGGNSFNPTPKNGLFDGEYSILAQLTFKPTDALQIGLTYGHAYFNGLVGDGSDNVIFDLGVGTANAKDPGFGTAVTNSYGIQASYQFSPRFAINAYGGYTNVQQTGGPRDAEIWYYALGLAFPDLGKAGNLGGLLVGAEPYVGGVDDTALHIEGFYKFQLNDNISITPGLIVITAPFGNKDNDTAVVGVVRTTFTF, encoded by the coding sequence GTGCGACAAAAAACCTTCTTGAAATCATTACTGGGTGCACCGACGCTGGTGGGTGCGTCCTTGTTGATGGCCGCCGCAACGGTGGCTGCTGAATCCCCGACGACGGACGAGCTGCTGTCCCCGGTCGCTGATGTGAAGGTAGAGGCCGAAGCAGCACTAGAGAGTACGCCCTTGGATGCTTCTCTGGATCAGGCTCCGATCGAAGATTTGAAGCTGGATACCCCTGATGCAGGAACCAGCAGTCTCCGGCTAGCGCCCCCCCAACCACTGCACCTACATCTAGCTGGCCTTTCCCAGGATACGGCGGCGATCGCCGCCCTTAGCACAACCTCAGGGGTTAACCTGGAGCAGATTAACCAGTACAGCAACCTCCCCACCGTTGCGGCTCTCGATCACCCGCTGGGGGGTGCCCTCGATCAGGTAACCTCGGTCACCCAGTTGTCGGATGTGAAACCGACGGATTGGGCCTTCCAAGCGCTGCAATCCCTGGTCGAAAAGTATGGCTGTATCGTGGGCTATCCCGACGGGACCTTCCGGGGCCAACGGGCCATGACCCGCTATGAGTTTGCCGCCGGTTTGAATGCCTGTCTCGATCGCATCAATGAACTGATTGCAGCAGCTACCGCTGATTTAGCGACCAAGGAAGACTTGGCCACGCTGCAACGCCTGATGGAAGAGTTTGCGGCAGAACTCGCTATGATTCGCGGTCGGGTGGAAAACCTGGAGGGTCGGGTAGCGCTGCTGGAAGGGAGCCAATTCTCAACCACTACCAAGCTACAAGGGGAAGCCGTATTCGGTCTGGCTGACGCCTGGGGAGGCGGTAACCTTGACCTGGACAACAACCAAACCGTTTTTCAAAATCGGGTTCGTCTCGCCTTTGTCACTAGCTTTACGGGTAAGGATACTCTGTATACCCGTTTTGATGCGGGCAATGCTCGCTTCTTCGATAACCTTGACCAGGGGGCTTTTACCTACAGCTTTGACAGCGATAATGATGTTGTGCTTGGCTGGTTGGCCTACTACTTCCCGATCGGCAAAAAGATCCAGGTTTATCTACCGGCAGCCTACCCTCTATGGGCCGATTTCGTCCCGACCATTAGCCCCTACTTTGATGGCTTTACGGGAGGAACGCGGGCCATTTCTAGCTTCGCGGAATCCAGCCCAATTTATAAGATCGGCCTAGCGGCTGGGGGTGGGATTGGTTTTAATTACAACCTATCTGAGAAAGTGACCTTTTCAGCAGGCTATTTTGGGGGAAATTCCTTCAACCCAACACCCAAGAATGGCCTTTTTGACGGTGAGTACTCCATCCTGGCCCAGTTGACTTTCAAGCCTACGGATGCCCTCCAGATTGGTCTAACCTATGGCCATGCCTATTTCAATGGGCTAGTGGGTGATGGTAGTGATAATGTCATCTTTGATCTGGGGGTGGGGACAGCCAATGCGAAAGATCCTGGCTTTGGCACGGCAGTGACCAACTCCTACGGGATTCAGGCGTCCTATCAATTCTCACCACGGTTTGCGATTAATGCCTATGGCGGATATACCAATGTACAGCAAACAGGGGGACCAAGGGATGCCGAAATCTGGTACTATGCTTTGGGACTTGCCTTCCCTGACTTAGGCAAGGCAGGTAACCTGGGTGGTTTGCTGGTGGGTGCGGAACCCTACGTGGGGGGTGTGGACGATACGGCTCTCCATATTGAAGGGTTTTACAAATTCCAACTCAATGACAATATCTCGATTACCCCCGGTCTAATTGTGATCACGGCTCCCTTTGGAAATAAGGACAATGACACGGCGGTGGTAGGGGTTGTCCGGACAACGTTTACGTTCTAG
- a CDS encoding prephenate/arogenate dehydrogenase encodes MLKGLLGNGDSDMQIGIVGLGLIGGSLGLDLRALGHRVIGVSQRPSTCEQAIARGAVDQASPDPRLLANTDVVFLCTPLGMMETVAQQLCPHLHPETILTDVGSVKAPIVASLSLLWTNFVGGHPMSGTAEQGINAALKGLFVGNAYVLTPTSETPVAAVDTVTALARALGSRVYHCTPEVHDRAVAWISHLPVMVSSSLIAACSHEADGAVLEMAQKLASSGFRDTSRVGGGNPELGVMMARYNRDALLAALYQYRDRLDQVITQIEQQDWGSLETHLQATQQQRSCFQFQPQ; translated from the coding sequence ATGCTGAAAGGGCTATTGGGAAATGGGGACAGTGATATGCAGATTGGGATTGTCGGACTAGGGCTGATCGGTGGCTCCTTAGGGCTGGACCTGCGGGCCTTGGGACACCGGGTTATTGGCGTTAGCCAGCGGCCTAGTACCTGTGAACAGGCGATCGCCCGTGGAGCCGTGGACCAGGCTAGCCCTGATCCCAGGCTTTTGGCTAATACGGATGTTGTTTTCCTCTGCACCCCCTTAGGCATGATGGAGACCGTTGCTCAGCAACTGTGCCCCCACCTCCATCCTGAAACCATTTTGACGGATGTGGGTTCTGTCAAAGCCCCCATTGTGGCTAGCCTCTCCCTGCTCTGGACTAATTTCGTGGGGGGGCACCCGATGTCCGGAACTGCAGAACAAGGGATCAATGCGGCTCTTAAGGGGTTGTTTGTCGGCAATGCCTATGTCCTAACCCCAACGTCTGAAACTCCAGTGGCTGCTGTCGATACCGTTACGGCGTTAGCCCGTGCGCTGGGTTCCAGGGTGTATCACTGTACACCAGAAGTCCACGATCGCGCTGTCGCCTGGATTTCCCACTTGCCGGTTATGGTCAGTAGTAGCCTGATTGCAGCCTGTAGCCACGAGGCGGATGGGGCTGTCCTAGAGATGGCCCAGAAATTAGCAAGCTCTGGCTTCCGCGATACCAGTCGGGTTGGGGGAGGCAATCCGGAGTTGGGGGTCATGATGGCCCGGTATAATCGGGACGCGTTACTCGCAGCGCTGTACCAATATCGCGATCGCCTTGATCAAGTGATCACTCAGATTGAACAGCAGGATTGGGGCAGTCTCGAAACCCACTTGCAAGCCACCCAGCAACAGCGTTCTTGTTTTCAATTTCAACCCCAGTAA
- a CDS encoding glycosyltransferase family 2 protein — translation MPIYNEIESIPSLLSAIATTLQAEGLPYEIVCVDDGSEDGSAELLKQEAQRRSDLRAVLLRRNYGQTAAMAAGFHYAQAPAIVTLDGDLQNDPADIPLLLSKLNEGYDLVSGWRKNRQDAALTRLLPSKIANWLIGRVTGVTLHDYGCSLKAYRAELVADMNLYGELHRFLPALAFIEGARITELPVRHHARRFGRSKYGLGRTLRVVMDLATVFFMKKFLTRPMHVFGLLGLGSIGLGTLLGLYLTFLKLGLGQSIGDRPLLILVVVLLLTGVQLFSFGLLAELLMRTYHESQGRPIYRVREVVNRGAGSPT, via the coding sequence GTGCCTATTTACAACGAGATTGAGAGTATCCCTTCCCTGCTCAGTGCGATCGCCACCACCCTGCAAGCGGAGGGATTACCCTACGAAATTGTGTGTGTTGATGATGGGTCCGAGGATGGGTCGGCAGAGTTGCTCAAACAGGAAGCCCAGCGACGATCGGACCTGCGTGCTGTCCTGCTCCGCCGCAACTATGGCCAAACCGCTGCGATGGCTGCTGGTTTCCATTACGCCCAAGCCCCCGCGATCGTCACCCTAGATGGCGACCTCCAGAACGACCCGGCTGACATCCCCCTGTTGCTCAGTAAGCTCAACGAAGGGTATGACCTCGTGAGTGGCTGGCGCAAAAACCGCCAAGATGCAGCCTTAACCCGCTTGCTACCGTCAAAAATTGCCAACTGGTTAATTGGTCGGGTAACGGGGGTGACTCTCCATGACTACGGCTGTTCCCTCAAAGCCTACCGGGCCGAACTGGTGGCAGATATGAACCTTTACGGCGAGCTCCATCGGTTCCTACCGGCGCTGGCCTTTATTGAAGGGGCCAGGATTACCGAGTTACCGGTTCGCCACCATGCCCGTCGCTTTGGCCGCAGTAAGTATGGTCTGGGGCGTACCTTGCGCGTCGTGATGGATTTGGCCACGGTCTTTTTCATGAAAAAATTTCTGACCCGTCCCATGCATGTGTTTGGACTCCTGGGGCTGGGGTCGATCGGGCTGGGGACCTTGCTGGGGCTGTATTTGACTTTTCTTAAATTAGGCTTGGGGCAAAGTATTGGCGATCGGCCCTTGCTCATTTTGGTGGTCGTGTTGCTGCTCACAGGGGTCCAACTGTTCAGTTTTGGCCTATTGGCCGAGTTGCTCATGCGTACCTATCACGAATCCCAAGGACGCCCCATCTACCGAGTCCGGGAGGTGGTGAACCGGGGAGCAGGTTCGCCAACCTAA
- a CDS encoding methyltransferase gives MLVAPPADVIGHPGSMKLSAMVGKSDGETDRKAQIAATFGQAAVRYDQYAHVQREYAIKLMMFLQRFLADQPRALPPGRILEIGCGTGLITQQLLAHFPDRTLEITDLSPAMLAFCRQQVQPDDHPAANLHFRQLDGEAPIGVAAPYALIVTGFTIQWFSDPLAALRRYLQWLEPGGILLVAFPDDRSFPEWRLACQTLALPFTANPLPHTASLVRGLSHPAIALQCQQEMSSGTYPCAADFFRGLKAIGAHSPAHDRQLTTTQFRQLLRYLDQHSQPVIISYGVTLLLAQVHSLVD, from the coding sequence GTGTTGGTCGCTCCTCCAGCCGACGTTATCGGCCATCCGGGCAGTATGAAGTTGTCAGCAATGGTGGGTAAGTCTGATGGGGAGACGGACCGCAAAGCGCAGATCGCGGCTACCTTTGGACAGGCTGCTGTTCGGTATGACCAGTATGCCCATGTGCAGCGCGAGTATGCAATCAAGTTGATGATGTTTTTGCAGCGTTTTTTGGCGGACCAGCCCAGAGCTTTGCCGCCGGGGCGAATTTTGGAAATTGGGTGTGGAACTGGCTTGATTACCCAACAGTTACTCGCGCATTTCCCCGATCGCACGTTGGAAATTACGGATCTATCCCCCGCCATGCTGGCCTTTTGTCGGCAACAGGTGCAGCCGGACGATCACCCAGCCGCCAACCTCCACTTTCGGCAACTGGATGGCGAGGCCCCGATCGGGGTTGCTGCTCCCTATGCCCTGATTGTCACAGGGTTTACGATTCAATGGTTTAGTGATCCCCTGGCGGCTTTGCGACGCTATCTCCAGTGGCTTGAACCGGGTGGGATTTTATTAGTCGCCTTCCCTGACGATCGCAGTTTTCCGGAATGGCGGCTAGCCTGCCAGACCCTCGCCCTACCCTTTACGGCCAATCCGTTACCGCATACGGCGTCCCTAGTTCGGGGTCTCAGTCATCCGGCGATCGCGTTACAGTGTCAGCAAGAGATGTCATCCGGCACTTATCCCTGTGCAGCAGATTTTTTCCGGGGCTTAAAAGCGATCGGTGCCCATTCCCCAGCCCACGATCGCCAGTTAACAACGACCCAATTCCGCCAGTTGCTTCGCTACCTCGATCAACACTCCCAGCCGGTCATCATCAGCTATGGAGTTACCCTCCTCCTCGCTCAGGTTCATTCCCTGGTTGACTGA
- the ispD gene encoding 2-C-methyl-D-erythritol 4-phosphate cytidylyltransferase translates to MHLLIPAAGSGKRMGSDRNKLLLPLHGRPILAWTLLSAAAADQITWIGIISQPVDQPAFQVLLQDLSLSKPVVLVDGGSTRQESVERGLQALPADAHHVLIHDGARCLATPDLLNRCATSLLSDGAALIAAIPVKDTIKVVNAEGWIDHTPDRSQLWAAQTPQGFTVAQLKACHERARIQGWEVTDDAALLERCQLPVKIVPGEETNLKVTTPSDLAIAAWILQTRFQE, encoded by the coding sequence TTGCATTTACTCATTCCCGCCGCTGGCAGTGGTAAACGCATGGGCAGCGATCGCAACAAATTGCTATTGCCCCTACATGGCAGACCGATCCTGGCTTGGACCCTACTCAGTGCTGCGGCGGCAGACCAGATTACGTGGATTGGAATTATTAGCCAACCCGTTGATCAACCCGCTTTTCAAGTTCTGCTGCAAGATCTTAGCTTGTCAAAACCCGTGGTTTTGGTAGATGGGGGGAGCACGCGACAAGAATCCGTTGAGCGCGGTCTGCAAGCCCTACCTGCCGATGCCCATCATGTCCTGATCCATGACGGTGCCCGCTGTTTAGCCACCCCCGATCTACTCAACCGCTGCGCCACCAGCCTGCTTAGCGATGGTGCCGCCCTGATTGCCGCTATTCCCGTCAAAGACACCATTAAGGTCGTCAATGCTGAGGGTTGGATCGACCATACCCCCGATCGCAGCCAACTGTGGGCTGCCCAAACCCCCCAAGGGTTCACGGTGGCCCAACTTAAAGCCTGTCACGAACGCGCTCGCATCCAGGGGTGGGAAGTTACTGACGATGCCGCCCTATTGGAACGCTGCCAGTTACCCGTCAAGATTGTCCCTGGGGAAGAAACCAACCTGAAAGTAACCACGCCCAGCGATCTGGCGATCGCCGCATGGATTCTGCAAACCCGTTTTCAGGAATAA
- a CDS encoding ATP-binding protein translates to MNPEVSLADLPFDLSTCEEEPIHIPGSIQPHGLLVVLAEPSLEILQISGNTELFWGQSPASLIGQSISKLLNEPHMALLTQALGRADCQSANPLKFGLETQIEVTLDGVIHRNPDQILILELLPTTHPTAPTLADLSFFDFFHLVQTATHHLQNATDLEELCQVAAQEVQKITGFDRVMIYRFDEQKNGEVIVDEKREDLESWLHLHYPAADIPRRARSLYQRRWIRLIPDVNYQPAALFPVNYPLNNTPLDLSDAILRSVSPIHIEYLKNMGVRATLNISLLKAGDLWGLIACHHYSPRYIPYQLSLACEFLGQVMSMELAAKEAMADVDYRMFLKSLPGQFLEWMATEANFIDGLTQHQPTLLELVRAQGAAICFDDRITTIGETPTVAQIQQLRTWLGQQCPDGLFATHCLSDAYPDAAAFKETASGLLAIAISSPPHNYVLWFRPEVVRTVDWAGDPQHPVEVVPTGDTFRLSPRRSFARWQEIVERQAYPWKPCELEAALALRQEIIDIVLRQAAELAQLNARLQRSEAILRNKAQQLETALHELQQTQAQLVQTEKMSSLGQLVAGIAHEINNPINFIHGNLEHANQYTQDLLALVNHCLQKCGDDPDIQSYLEAIDWEFLCEDLPKLINSMQVGVDRIQKIIISLRHFSRLDEAEKKPVDIHEGIDSTLMILQHRLKAKPEHPAIQVIKAYGDLPLVECYAGQLNQVFMNVLSNAIDALEEAVDRGKWPRDLAESASGPQIRVVTETTDDDAIHIRIQDNGTGIPPEDQARLFDPFFTSKPIGKGTGLGLAISYQIVVDRHGGSLTCQSQLHEGTEFTIKIPIHPTVLKDEHLDWSI, encoded by the coding sequence ATGAATCCAGAAGTATCCTTAGCAGACCTCCCATTTGATCTCAGCACCTGCGAGGAAGAACCCATTCACATTCCAGGTTCAATTCAACCGCATGGCCTGCTGGTGGTGTTGGCAGAACCCAGTCTTGAGATTCTACAAATCAGTGGTAATACCGAGCTTTTTTGGGGGCAGTCTCCCGCAAGCCTGATCGGTCAATCGATTAGTAAGCTGCTCAATGAGCCACACATGGCCCTGCTGACCCAGGCACTGGGACGGGCTGATTGCCAGTCTGCTAATCCGTTAAAGTTTGGCCTTGAGACCCAGATTGAGGTTACTTTGGATGGTGTGATTCACCGTAATCCGGATCAGATTTTGATTCTGGAATTATTGCCGACAACCCATCCCACAGCCCCAACCCTTGCTGACCTTTCTTTCTTTGACTTTTTCCATTTGGTCCAGACCGCTACGCATCATCTTCAAAATGCCACTGATCTGGAAGAGCTCTGTCAGGTAGCAGCGCAGGAAGTTCAGAAAATTACGGGCTTCGATCGGGTCATGATCTACCGATTTGATGAACAGAAAAATGGCGAGGTCATTGTTGATGAAAAACGAGAGGATTTAGAATCCTGGCTCCATCTGCATTATCCAGCAGCTGATATCCCTCGCCGCGCTCGATCGCTCTACCAGCGTCGCTGGATTCGTCTTATCCCGGATGTCAACTACCAACCGGCTGCACTTTTCCCAGTTAATTATCCCCTTAATAATACTCCTCTTGACTTAAGCGATGCAATTTTACGCAGTGTGTCACCGATCCATATTGAATATTTAAAGAACATGGGGGTTAGGGCGACCCTAAACATTTCTTTGCTCAAAGCGGGGGATTTGTGGGGTTTAATTGCTTGCCATCATTATTCCCCTCGCTATATTCCCTATCAGTTAAGTCTTGCCTGTGAATTTCTGGGGCAGGTGATGTCGATGGAATTAGCGGCAAAGGAGGCAATGGCTGATGTGGACTATCGCATGTTCCTGAAATCACTGCCTGGTCAATTTTTAGAATGGATGGCGACAGAAGCGAATTTTATTGATGGCCTTACCCAACACCAACCTACGCTCCTAGAGCTAGTCCGTGCCCAGGGAGCCGCCATTTGTTTTGACGATCGCATCACGACGATCGGGGAAACGCCGACTGTGGCTCAAATTCAACAACTCAGAACTTGGCTGGGACAGCAGTGTCCCGATGGCCTCTTTGCCACCCACTGCCTGAGCGATGCTTATCCGGATGCCGCAGCCTTTAAGGAGACGGCGAGTGGCCTGTTGGCGATCGCTATCTCCTCTCCACCGCATAATTACGTGTTGTGGTTTCGTCCGGAAGTGGTGCGCACGGTTGACTGGGCGGGTGACCCCCAGCATCCAGTGGAAGTGGTGCCAACGGGGGATACCTTTCGCCTATCACCCCGGCGATCGTTTGCCCGGTGGCAGGAAATCGTCGAGCGCCAAGCCTACCCCTGGAAACCCTGTGAACTAGAGGCAGCCCTTGCCCTACGCCAGGAGATTATCGATATCGTCCTGCGCCAAGCCGCAGAACTGGCGCAACTCAACGCCCGTTTGCAACGATCGGAAGCCATTTTGCGGAACAAGGCCCAGCAATTAGAGACGGCTCTCCATGAATTACAGCAAACCCAAGCGCAACTGGTGCAAACCGAGAAAATGTCCAGTCTTGGTCAGTTGGTCGCGGGCATTGCCCATGAAATTAATAATCCGATCAATTTTATTCATGGCAACCTGGAACATGCCAATCAGTATACGCAAGATCTATTAGCTTTAGTGAATCACTGTCTACAGAAATGTGGTGATGATCCAGATATCCAGTCCTATCTGGAAGCGATAGATTGGGAGTTCCTCTGTGAAGACTTGCCTAAGTTGATTAACTCCATGCAAGTTGGGGTCGATCGCATTCAGAAAATTATAATCTCCCTGCGGCACTTCTCCCGACTGGATGAGGCGGAGAAAAAACCCGTCGATATTCATGAGGGTATTGATAGCACGTTGATGATTTTGCAACACCGCTTAAAAGCTAAACCCGAACACCCCGCAATTCAAGTCATTAAAGCGTATGGTGATTTACCCCTGGTCGAGTGTTACGCTGGCCAGCTCAACCAGGTGTTTATGAATGTGCTCAGTAATGCGATCGATGCCCTAGAAGAAGCGGTCGATCGCGGTAAATGGCCCCGTGATCTTGCCGAATCAGCCAGTGGTCCCCAGATTCGAGTGGTTACCGAGACCACGGATGATGATGCAATTCACATCCGGATTCAAGACAATGGAACCGGTATTCCCCCAGAGGACCAGGCACGGTTATTTGACCCGTTTTTTACCAGCAAACCCATTGGCAAAGGGACGGGGCTAGGGCTGGCGATTAGTTACCAAATTGTGGTCGATCGCCACGGCGGCAGCCTGACCTGCCAATCCCAATTGCATGAGGGGACCGAGTTTACAATTAAAATTCCTATCCACCCAACTGTTTTGAAGGATGAGCATTTGGATTGGAGCATTTAG
- a CDS encoding pentapeptide repeat-containing protein: MDMDREELLAQYAAGRRDFPNLDLQEGNLSQADLTGINLSGSNLSLTNLTGANLAGADLSHAQLNVARLSGAHLLQANLQGANLKVANLARANLRKANLMQANLVGTEMIRCDLSEADLRLVDLSGADLREAQLQQANLTGAMLKDADLRRAVLTIATLTHATLTGANLVEAVLIGADLRYTELKQVNFYQANLNGANLTGANLRWVNLQQANLAWSDLSDAKLSGADLSEANLSHANVLRTSLIQADLTGANLMMTDWNGADLRGSVLTGAKLYATCRYGLKVEGIACEWVDLSPQGDRSQVRPLDQDELPIFFSQTVPTVQIVVDTHLSTSAHVALATAYHRIAQRWPELGQSPNLTLNRRRTCLSFPVSSDDQLFIVAYLAILPFRDAPATHRNLARLLQSVQSQRVDQLSVRALSRIQALHTHLSHLADQVVNFQPFSHLPRALFFQAPTQTMLTNISQQRLTLHQHFLFGKRLADASLLKTLKSNTRLQVPPPPLPLGQQALNFMKTMQLTGNESLQS, from the coding sequence ATGGATATGGATAGAGAGGAACTGCTCGCCCAGTATGCTGCCGGACGCCGGGACTTCCCAAACCTGGACCTTCAGGAAGGTAACCTCAGTCAGGCCGATCTCACCGGTATTAATCTAAGTGGGAGCAACCTGAGTCTCACCAATTTGACCGGAGCCAACCTAGCAGGAGCTGACCTAAGCCATGCTCAACTTAACGTGGCACGACTCAGTGGGGCCCATCTGCTCCAAGCCAACCTTCAGGGAGCCAACCTGAAGGTTGCCAATCTGGCCCGGGCGAACCTGCGCAAAGCCAATCTCATGCAGGCTAACCTGGTTGGAACCGAGATGATCCGCTGTGATCTCAGTGAAGCCGATTTACGATTAGTGGATCTCAGTGGCGCGGACCTGCGCGAGGCTCAATTACAACAGGCTAATTTAACGGGGGCCATGCTCAAGGATGCCGATTTACGTCGGGCGGTGTTGACGATCGCCACCCTAACCCATGCAACCTTAACCGGGGCCAATCTCGTGGAAGCGGTGTTAATCGGGGCAGATCTGCGCTATACCGAACTCAAGCAAGTGAACTTTTATCAGGCTAACCTGAACGGGGCGAATTTGACGGGGGCGAATCTCCGCTGGGTCAATTTACAACAGGCCAACCTAGCCTGGAGTGACCTCAGCGACGCCAAACTCAGTGGAGCCGATTTGAGTGAAGCCAACCTCAGCCATGCCAATGTGCTCAGGACGAGTCTCATCCAGGCCGATCTCACGGGGGCCAACCTGATGATGACCGACTGGAATGGGGCCGATCTGCGGGGATCTGTGCTCACGGGAGCCAAGCTGTACGCCACCTGCCGCTATGGTCTGAAGGTAGAGGGCATCGCTTGCGAATGGGTTGATCTCAGTCCCCAAGGCGATCGCTCCCAGGTCCGCCCCCTAGACCAGGATGAGTTGCCTATTTTTTTTAGCCAAACAGTTCCTACCGTGCAAATTGTGGTGGATACACACCTCAGTACCAGTGCCCACGTTGCTCTGGCTACGGCCTATCACCGGATTGCCCAGCGTTGGCCAGAATTGGGACAGTCCCCTAATCTGACCCTCAACCGGCGTCGCACCTGCCTGAGTTTTCCGGTATCTAGTGATGACCAGTTATTTATCGTTGCCTATCTGGCGATTTTACCCTTCCGGGATGCACCCGCCACCCACCGTAACCTGGCCCGCCTGCTCCAGAGTGTGCAATCGCAACGGGTTGATCAGTTGAGTGTCCGTGCCTTAAGTCGGATTCAAGCCCTGCATACACACCTCAGTCATCTGGCGGATCAAGTGGTGAACTTCCAACCCTTCAGTCATCTACCGCGTGCCCTGTTCTTCCAAGCTCCTACGCAAACGATGCTGACGAACATTAGCCAACAGCGCCTGACGCTCCACCAACACTTCCTTTTTGGTAAACGCCTAGCAGATGCCTCCCTACTTAAGACGCTCAAAAGCAATACTCGGCTGCAGGTGCCCCCACCCCCACTCCCATTGGGCCAGCAAGCCCTCAATTTTATGAAGACGATGCAGTTGACCGGCAACGAAAGTCTTCAATCCTAA
- a CDS encoding DUF3124 domain-containing protein: MLSLKPAFPQWLIARAFMGVMLAIVLIACAASSDPNQPTGVNQHIRQLATVTLDPTKVTVGQTLYVPVYSYIYHHNRPDQIINLATTLSIRNTDLEHPITLTSVRYYDTNGVFIRQYTEAPVELPPLASTEVFIQTDDLTGGTGANFIVEWVATTPVYAPVVEAVIISTASSQGISLITSGRVLRQFGQLKPLEQPAANKPAAQQPVAN; this comes from the coding sequence ATGTTGTCGCTTAAACCAGCATTCCCCCAGTGGTTGATCGCACGGGCCTTCATGGGGGTAATGCTCGCGATTGTGCTCATAGCCTGCGCTGCATCCTCTGACCCCAATCAACCCACCGGGGTTAACCAGCACATTCGCCAACTGGCCACCGTTACCCTCGACCCCACCAAAGTCACAGTCGGACAAACTCTTTATGTCCCCGTCTACTCCTATATCTATCACCACAATCGTCCGGATCAAATCATCAATTTAGCTACCACCCTCAGCATCCGCAATACGGATTTAGAGCATCCCATTACGCTGACCTCAGTGCGTTACTACGACACCAATGGGGTATTTATTCGCCAATATACTGAAGCACCTGTAGAACTGCCCCCCTTAGCGTCAACGGAGGTTTTTATCCAAACAGATGACCTCACCGGCGGAACTGGGGCCAATTTCATCGTTGAATGGGTGGCGACTACCCCGGTCTATGCTCCCGTGGTTGAAGCCGTGATCATTAGTACCGCTTCATCCCAAGGAATTTCGTTGATCACATCAGGGCGGGTACTGCGACAATTTGGGCAACTGAAGCCGTTAGAACAGCCTGCCGCGAACAAGCCTGCTGCGCAGCAGCCTGTCGCTAACTAA